One window of the Bacillaceae bacterium S4-13-56 genome contains the following:
- a CDS encoding tRNA1(Val) (adenine(37)-N6)-methyltransferase: MVILKDDERLDYLLADETMKIVQSPTVFAFSLDAVLLSRFTYVPIQKGKILDLCSGNGVIPLLLSKRSKAQITGVEIQERLMDMAIRSVEYNKLQHQINMIHGDLKDMPKQLGHSQFDLVTCNPPYFTKPTEDQINVNEHLAIARHEIYCTLEDVVRACSLLVRPGGKVSIVHRPGRLVDMLTLFRNYRLEPKRIQFVYPKAGKDANILLVEGIRDANPDLKLMPPLYTYGEDDSYTKEMEEIIYGF, encoded by the coding sequence ATGGTCATTCTCAAAGATGATGAACGTCTAGATTACTTATTAGCGGATGAAACGATGAAAATAGTTCAAAGTCCAACTGTTTTTGCATTTTCATTAGATGCTGTGTTGCTTAGCCGATTTACTTATGTTCCTATTCAAAAAGGAAAAATTTTAGATTTATGCTCTGGTAATGGAGTGATTCCTTTACTTTTATCGAAACGGTCAAAAGCACAGATTACAGGAGTAGAGATTCAAGAACGATTGATGGATATGGCTATTCGTAGCGTGGAGTATAATAAACTGCAACACCAAATTAACATGATCCATGGTGATTTGAAGGACATGCCGAAACAGTTAGGGCATAGTCAGTTTGATTTAGTAACATGCAATCCTCCTTATTTCACGAAACCTACTGAAGATCAAATAAATGTAAATGAGCATTTAGCTATTGCGAGGCATGAGATATATTGTACGTTAGAGGATGTCGTTCGGGCGTGCAGTCTTCTAGTAAGGCCTGGAGGAAAGGTATCCATTGTTCATCGCCCAGGTCGTTTAGTGGACATGCTTACTTTATTTCGTAACTATCGACTAGAACCAAAAAGGATTCAATTTGTTTACCCAAAGGCAGGAAAGGATGCTAATATTCTTCTTGTGGAAGGGATTAGAGATGCAAATCCAGATTTGAAATTAATGCCCCCTTTGTATACATACGGAGAGGATGATTCCTATACAAAGGAAATGGAGGAAATTATTTATGGATTTTAA
- a CDS encoding GIY-YIG nuclease family protein translates to MDFKHFVYILQCKDDTYYTGYTNDLENRLEVHASGKGAKYTRGRGPFKLVYTQQFPTKELAMQEEYRIKKLSRAQKIELIVGMKGEKDGSDTEKFSS, encoded by the coding sequence ATGGATTTTAAGCATTTTGTTTATATTTTGCAATGTAAGGATGATACTTATTATACGGGCTACACAAATGATCTTGAAAACAGACTAGAGGTACATGCTTCGGGCAAAGGGGCTAAATATACAAGAGGTAGGGGACCTTTTAAGTTAGTATATACTCAACAATTTCCGACAAAAGAATTGGCTATGCAAGAAGAATATCGTATAAAAAAATTATCAAGAGCCCAAAAGATTGAACTAATTGTAGGGATGAAAGGAGAAAAGGATGGTTCAGATACAGAAAAGTTTTCATCATAA
- the rsmI gene encoding 16S rRNA (cytidine(1402)-2'-O)-methyltransferase — MVQIQKSFHHKQGSLYLVPTPIGNLEDITIRAIQTLKDVDWIAAEDTRQTKKLTNYFEISTPLISYHEHNKQTKGEWLLEELRKEKKVAIVTDAGMPGISDPGYELVRDSISEGIPVIPLPGANAATTSLIASGLPTDHFYFFGFLPRKKKERQEELHNLKSLSCTLLFYESPHRLKDALEDLLQVLGDRKAVVARELTKRFEEFSRGNLSEQIAWAEEKPKGEFCILVEGSTKEEEAENDLWWSALSMIDHVEHYMEEKDIMSKEAIKMVAKDRNLPKREVYQAYHQIN, encoded by the coding sequence ATGGTTCAGATACAGAAAAGTTTTCATCATAAGCAAGGGTCACTTTATTTAGTTCCTACTCCTATTGGTAACCTAGAGGATATAACAATTCGTGCCATCCAAACACTAAAAGATGTGGATTGGATTGCGGCAGAAGATACTCGGCAAACGAAGAAGCTTACCAATTATTTTGAAATATCTACCCCGTTAATCAGTTATCATGAACATAACAAACAAACTAAGGGAGAATGGTTATTAGAAGAGTTAAGGAAGGAAAAGAAAGTAGCCATCGTTACAGATGCGGGGATGCCGGGCATATCAGATCCAGGATATGAGCTTGTAAGAGACTCTATTTCAGAAGGAATCCCCGTAATCCCATTACCTGGTGCCAATGCGGCAACGACTTCTCTGATTGCCTCAGGTCTTCCAACAGATCATTTTTATTTTTTTGGTTTTTTGCCAAGGAAGAAAAAAGAAAGGCAGGAAGAACTGCACAATTTAAAATCTCTATCTTGCACTCTCTTGTTTTATGAATCCCCTCATCGTTTGAAAGATGCATTGGAGGATTTGTTGCAAGTTCTGGGGGATAGAAAGGCAGTTGTTGCAAGGGAATTAACAAAGCGTTTTGAGGAGTTTTCCAGAGGGAATCTTTCAGAGCAGATCGCTTGGGCAGAAGAAAAGCCAAAAGGTGAATTTTGTATATTAGTAGAGGGATCTACAAAGGAAGAGGAAGCAGAAAATGATTTATGGTGGTCTGCTTTATCAATGATAGACCATGTCGAACATTATATGGAAGAAAAAGACATAATGAGCAAGGAAGCTATAAAAATGGTTGCTAAAGATAGAAATCTCCCGAAGCGCGAGGTATATCAAGCTTACCACCAAATTAATTAG
- a CDS encoding AbrB/MazE/SpoVT family DNA-binding domain-containing protein, giving the protein MKSTGIVRKVDELGRVVIPIELRRTLGINEKDALEIYVDDDRIILKKYKPNMTCQVTGEVSDNNLTLANGKLILSEEGAEILIKEIQEKLNK; this is encoded by the coding sequence ATGAAATCTACAGGTATTGTTCGAAAGGTTGACGAGTTAGGGCGTGTAGTTATTCCAATCGAATTACGACGCACATTAGGAATCAATGAAAAAGATGCCCTTGAAATTTACGTGGATGATGATCGCATTATACTTAAAAAGTATAAGCCAAATATGACTTGTCAGGTGACTGGAGAAGTTTCTGATAATAACCTTACTTTAGCTAATGGTAAATTAATCCTTAGCGAAGAAGGAGCAGAAATCCTCATTAAAGAAATTCAAGAAAAACTAAATAAGTAA
- the metG gene encoding methionine--tRNA ligase yields the protein MKEEHTMAEDKKTFYLTTPIYYPSGNLHIGHAYTTVAGDAMARYKRLRGYDVMYLTGTDEHGQKIQRKAEEKGVTPQQYVDDIVSGIKDLWKKLDISYDDFIRTTEDRHKEAVEKIFARLMEKGDIYLDQYEGWYCTPCESFFTDRQLSEGNCPDCGRPVEKVKEESYFFKMSKYVDRLLAYYEENPTFIQPESRKNEMINNFIKPGLEDLAVSRTTFDWGIKVPGNPKHVIYVWMDALSNYITALGYGTDQDERYQNYWPADVHLVGKEIVRFHTIYWPIMLMALDLPLPKKVFAHGWLLMKDGKMSKSKGNVVDPVSLIDRYGLDALRYYLLREVPFGSDGVFTPEGFVERTNYDLANDLGNLLNRAVAMIERYFDGEIPAFKQGETDFDIQLEKLATDTKRRVENAMEDMEFSVALSSLWQFVSRTNKYIDETQPWVLAKDEEKKGRLGNVLAHLAESLRQMGIMLQPFLTTTPQQIFNQLGIGETKDLQSWESLEEFGLIKEGTKVQKDDPIFPRLDQEEEIKAIKDMMAPPAPPKEEVQVEEEQSEITIDDFMKVDLRVAEVIQAERVKKADKLLKIQLDLGFEKRQVVSGIAKHYSPEDLIGKKVICVMNLKPVKLRGELSQGMILAGSDEDGGLSLATVDSSLPNGSKVK from the coding sequence ATGAAGGAGGAACATACAATGGCAGAGGACAAAAAAACCTTTTACTTAACTACCCCTATTTATTATCCAAGTGGCAATTTGCATATTGGCCATGCCTATACAACAGTTGCAGGAGATGCCATGGCTCGATATAAACGTCTACGAGGCTATGACGTTATGTACTTAACTGGAACAGATGAGCATGGGCAAAAGATTCAACGAAAGGCTGAAGAAAAAGGGGTTACTCCCCAACAATATGTAGATGACATCGTTTCAGGGATAAAAGATCTCTGGAAAAAACTTGATATCTCTTATGATGACTTTATACGTACGACAGAAGATCGTCATAAAGAAGCGGTAGAGAAAATTTTTGCGAGGTTAATGGAAAAAGGTGATATTTATTTAGATCAATATGAAGGTTGGTATTGTACTCCTTGTGAGTCCTTTTTTACAGATCGTCAGCTATCTGAAGGAAACTGTCCAGACTGTGGGCGCCCGGTAGAAAAGGTAAAGGAGGAATCTTACTTTTTTAAAATGAGCAAATACGTCGATCGTCTCCTTGCTTATTACGAAGAAAACCCAACCTTTATCCAGCCGGAGTCCCGCAAAAATGAAATGATTAATAATTTTATTAAGCCGGGATTAGAAGATTTAGCTGTCTCTAGAACCACATTTGATTGGGGAATAAAGGTACCTGGGAACCCAAAACATGTCATCTATGTTTGGATGGATGCCCTAAGTAACTATATAACAGCTTTAGGGTATGGAACCGATCAAGATGAGCGTTATCAAAATTATTGGCCTGCAGATGTTCATCTGGTTGGAAAAGAAATCGTTCGTTTCCATACAATTTATTGGCCAATTATGCTAATGGCCTTAGATTTGCCGTTACCAAAAAAAGTATTTGCTCACGGTTGGTTATTAATGAAGGATGGCAAAATGTCAAAATCCAAAGGGAATGTCGTGGATCCTGTCTCGTTAATCGACCGTTATGGATTAGATGCACTTCGTTATTACCTTCTACGTGAAGTCCCATTTGGCTCAGATGGCGTTTTTACTCCAGAGGGCTTTGTCGAAAGAACCAACTATGATCTAGCTAACGATTTAGGAAATTTGTTAAATCGTGCAGTTGCCATGATTGAGCGCTACTTTGATGGCGAAATCCCAGCTTTTAAACAGGGTGAGACAGATTTCGACATTCAGCTTGAAAAATTAGCGACTGACACGAAGAGACGAGTAGAGAATGCTATGGAAGATATGGAGTTTTCAGTTGCCCTCTCTTCTTTATGGCAATTTGTAAGCAGAACGAACAAGTATATCGATGAAACTCAACCATGGGTATTAGCAAAAGATGAGGAAAAAAAAGGTCGTCTTGGTAATGTTTTGGCTCATCTTGCTGAATCACTACGTCAAATGGGAATTATGTTACAACCATTTTTGACGACTACGCCTCAACAAATTTTTAATCAGCTTGGAATTGGTGAGACAAAAGATCTCCAAAGTTGGGAAAGTTTAGAGGAATTTGGACTAATTAAAGAGGGTACCAAAGTTCAAAAGGATGACCCGATTTTCCCTCGACTAGATCAAGAAGAGGAAATCAAAGCCATTAAAGATATGATGGCGCCACCTGCACCACCTAAAGAAGAGGTTCAGGTGGAAGAGGAACAGTCAGAAATTACTATTGATGACTTTATGAAAGTTGATTTAAGAGTAGCGGAGGTCATTCAAGCAGAAAGAGTTAAGAAGGCAGATAAGCTTCTTAAAATTCAATTGGATTTAGGTTTTGAAAAAAGGCAGGTAGTCTCAGGAATTGCTAAGCATTATAGTCCTGAAGATTTAATTGGAAAAAAGGTTATTTGTGTGATGAATTTAAAACCTGTGAAATTAAGAGGCGAGCTTTCACAAGGAATGATTTTAGCGGGTAGTGATGAAGACGGTGGTTTATCATTAGCTACTGTCGATTCCTCCCTTCCAAATGGATCAAAAGTAAAGTAA
- a CDS encoding TatD family hydrolase produces MLFDTHVHLNVAQFADDYEEVIQRARAAGVENMIVVGFDRETIPAAIELAEAYNFIYAAVGWHPVDAIDMEEEDLLWLEELSSHPKVVALGEMGLDYHWDKSPKDIQKDVFRKQIQLAKKVKLPIVIHNREATQDIVDILKEEDASEVGGIMHCFSGSVEVAEECVDMNFMISLGGPVTFKNAKKPKEVAEAIPLEKLLIETDCPFLTPHPYRGKRNEPSYVKLIAEKIAELKGITYEEVSKITTKNAQNVFKIK; encoded by the coding sequence ATGTTGTTTGATACCCATGTGCATCTGAACGTAGCTCAATTTGCTGATGATTATGAAGAAGTGATACAAAGAGCAAGAGCTGCAGGAGTAGAAAATATGATAGTTGTTGGTTTCGATAGGGAGACAATTCCAGCAGCTATTGAACTTGCTGAAGCCTATAATTTTATATATGCTGCTGTTGGCTGGCATCCAGTTGATGCTATTGATATGGAAGAAGAAGATCTCCTTTGGTTAGAAGAGCTGTCAAGTCATCCTAAAGTTGTCGCACTAGGAGAGATGGGTCTGGACTATCATTGGGATAAGTCTCCAAAGGACATACAGAAAGATGTTTTTCGTAAACAAATTCAACTAGCAAAAAAAGTGAAGCTTCCAATTGTTATTCATAACCGGGAAGCTACTCAAGATATTGTTGATATATTGAAAGAGGAAGATGCTTCAGAAGTTGGGGGAATCATGCACTGCTTTAGCGGCTCGGTGGAGGTAGCAGAGGAATGTGTCGACATGAATTTTATGATTTCCTTAGGTGGTCCAGTAACCTTCAAAAATGCAAAGAAGCCAAAGGAAGTAGCAGAAGCAATTCCATTAGAAAAGCTACTTATTGAGACAGATTGTCCGTTTTTGACTCCTCATCCTTATCGAGGAAAAAGAAATGAACCTAGTTATGTAAAATTAATAGCTGAAAAAATAGCAGAATTAAAAGGAATTACCTACGAAGAAGTATCTAAAATTACGACAAAAAATGCACAAAATGTTTTTAAAATCAAGTGA